The Verrucomicrobiota bacterium DNA segment GTCGATCAACGCTACCGGCCCCGACCCGAGATTGGTCGAGCCAACCTCCAACGCATCCACGTGGGCCACCGGTACCACCCGGTTGTTCACCTCGATCTGACGCGGGACCTGGACCTCAGTGCCCTGGTACTGCAGGCCTAAGGCCTTGGCTTTGCTTGAATCGACGATCGTGAGCGCCGCTCCCGTGTCGACTGCAAACCACGCCGGCTTTTCATTAATGCGCACCGGCGCGAACAAGTGATTGCCGGTACTACGGCTGAGGGCAATTCCCGCTCGCGTCTCGCTGGCGCAGGCCGGGCAAACCACCCAAAGAAAAGCGGCGAACCCCAAAAACGCCGTACGGCCGAGCAACAACAGAACCCTTTCCATAACCGCCTTTCTGAGCATGATACGTCTTATGAGGCCAGTACCGTTTCTTTTGCTGTTATGCACGCTCTTTTCGCAAGGAATCACGATTTGCTGGCCAAAAGAGGCACAGGGCTGGGGCAGCGTTTGGGAACAGCGCATGACCATCGGCCAGGCTGCCCTGGACGACGCTTACAAACTGGCTGCTCAAGGCAAAGTCAATGAGGCGCTCGAAATGATCGACCGCATCATCGCCAATTATCCTAAAAACTGGCGCGCGCACTTTTTAAGGGCAGCCGTGCTGGTGCTGGCGCAACGACGCGACGACGCACTGCGTGAGATGGACGAAAGCATCCGGCTGGCCCAGCACAGCAACGTGTCCCCGGCGCTATTGTCCGAACTTTACCAGAGCAAAGGCCGCAGTTGCATTGACTACGGGCGTTACCGGGATGCCAAGCGCGCCCTGGAGACGGCAGTCCATTTGCAGCCCAACGATCCCACCACTCTCAATGACTTGGCGTGGATGTTTGCGACGGCCCAAAATCAACAGGTCCGCGACGGCCGTCGCGCGGTGAACCTCGCCACCAAAGCCTGCCGGCTGAGCGGATGGACGAATGCTTTTTCCATCGACACGCTGGCAGCTGCCTACGCGGAGAGCGGCCGCTTCGACCAGGCGGTTCGCTACGAACAACTCGCCATCCAGAACTTGCGCCCGGAAGATCAGAAAACGCAGCTCGCCGGGATGCAGAACCGTTTGCGGCTCTACGCGTCCGGCCAGCCGTATCGAGGCCAGTAAAATGCCACAAATGAAGCGAGTGTCGAGTGTCGGGTCAAAGAGACGCTATGCCCATCGTGTAACCGTGTGCCCCTGATTTGTGTAATCTGTGGATGGATCCCTTTCTGCGTTGTCTGCGTGTTCTGCGGATCATTCCTTTGCTGTGGTCCGTGAGGTGGCGGTGAGTGCCGGGCATTGAAACGGCATGGCTGACCGTCTCCAATTTCCTCAATTAAATCGGTGTTAATCTGTGTAATCTGTGGACATGGACATCATTCGATTTCCAGCCCGAACGGCATCAAGGCATAAGCGCCCTGCGGGTCATTCAGACTTTCCAACCGCGAGAATTCCCTGCTGAAACGCACCAGTTCCCGGTGAAAGGGATCCAACCTGGACACTATCGGGCGCTCGTTCCCGCTTAACCACTCCTGAACTTTGGTGCTCAGATCCTGCCGGGCCGGAAATTCGGTTACCACCGGACGAACTCCCAACCGGGTTTGGTTCCCCAAGTAGCTTACCGCCTCCGTCAGACCTCCGAGCTCGTCCACCAGGTGCAGACGAACCGCCTCCAAACCGGCCCAGACCCGGCCCTGCGCGATCTCGTTTACCTGGTCCACAGGCAATTTTCGGCTGTTTGCGACGATCTGCAGGAATTCCTGGTAATCCTTGTCGACCGCCTTTTGCAGAATCGCGAGTTCCGCATCGGTCTTGGGCTGCATCGGCGACAGGATTGAAGCGTACGGCGCGGTTTGTACCGTGTCGAACGAAACGCCGTTATCGCTTGCAAGCTTTTGGAAATTCAGGAACAACCCGAACACGCCGATGCTGCCGGTGATGGTACTCGGCTCGGCGAAAATGCGGGCGCCAACGGTAGAAATATAGTAACCGCCGGAAGCGGCCACGGATCCGAACGAGATCGCGACCGGTTTCACCCCGGCGGCCTGTTCCAGTTCGTGACGGATCACGCCTGACCCGGAAACGCTGCCTCCCGGGCTGTTCACCCGCAGCACAATGCCCTTCACGTTCGGATCGAGCCGGAACCTGCGAATGGCGCGGGCATAACGGTCACCCCCGACGTTGTCCGGGTTACCTTCGCCATCCACAATATCTCCCTCGGCGTAAACCACGGCAATCGTGGCGCTGCCATCGTCGGGCCGGCCAGCCCTTTCAAACGACTCAACGTAATCGCTGACGGTAACCTGGCGAAACGTGCCGGCCTTCTTATTTTTGCTGGTACCGTACTGCTGCCGGAGCTGATCGATCACCCTGCTCAGGGGCGTAAGGTCCGTCACCAGCCGGCGCTGAAGGGCCGCATCGGCATCAATCAAGCCCAGCTGGGAAACAATTTGCTGGACGGCGCCTTGCGGCAAACCGCGCGATTGTTCGATGGCGGACGTGATCTCACCCCAGAGATCATCGAGCAGCTTCTGGGTTTGTTCGCGATCCTCCGGGCTCGCCTTATCGAGAATGAACGGCTCGACGAACGACTTGTATTTGCCCACCCGGGTCACCTGGACCCCGACGCCGAACTTCTTAAGCAAACCCGGGAAATAAACCCGCTGGCTCGCCAATCCGCTCATGACGAGGGTGCTGTCCGGGTCCATAAAGATCCTGTCCGCAACGGAGTCAAGGTAGTAAGCCCTCGTCGTCGGGTAATAAGCAAAGGCGTAAACCGGCTTCTTCGATTCTTTAAAGCGCTGTAAGGCCAGGCGGATCTCACGAAGGGTACCGTAGCCGGAGGCGTACCGTACCGGCACGATCGTGCCCGTCAGGAAAATGCCGGCGATCCGGTTATCGGTTGCCGCATGTTCAATACCCCCCAGGATCTCGCGCAGGGTGACCCTCTGTTCGCCTCCACCTTCCAGCCCCGCAACGACCTGCGATGCGTCAAAACGGGCCGGCGCGTCCGTGATGGGAATGGAAAGGTCTAATACAAGCCACGAGTTCTCAGGCAATTCCGCCGCCTTCTGACCGGCCTTTTGAAGGGCGCCGAGCCCGAGGAACAGCAACCCCACAACGCTCGCCAGGAAGATGAGAATCGCGAAGAAGGCGCCAAAGAACGAACCGAAGAACGATTTCATGTGCGTTTGGTTGGTTTACGGATTTCTTGCCGGAACCGGTTGCGTTTGTATCGCGCGGCTTTCGTTCAGGCCGGCGACGGCGAGTGCGTTGGGTTGTAACTCCTTGGAGCGCCGGTAGGCGGCAATGGCCTCCGGCCACCGGTGCTCGAGTTGGAAGCGCAGCCCGTAATACGCATAGGTCTGGGCCAGGTAAGGGCTCCACTCGAACGCGGTTTGAAACAGCTGGTCTGAACGCCGGAAGTCGCCTCGTTGCGCGTAGGCCAGGGCGGCTTTGACCAGCAAGCGGTCATCCATGGGAAAAAGTTTCAGGCCGGACTCGAATGCCTGGGTGGCCGCGTCGAGCAGGGCGGCCTGGGCTTGCCCATCAAAATCACTGCTTAGCTGGCGACGCGATTCGGCCAGGTAATACCAAAGGTCCGGATCGGTGGGTTCGGTGTCCAGGCCCTTCTTGGCGTGCAGGATAGCCAGGGGGTACTGCTCCTTGCGGAGGGCTTGGCGCGCTTGTTCGGCTTCAGCCGCGGCCGGCAAACGGCCCGGCAACAGGATAAGCAGCGGCAGGCTTGCGAGGACGGGCAGGAACCTGGTCGCAGGATATAACCAGCCCTGGGTTTGGCCGGCTCCCCGCGCGAACGCAACGCCGGGGTTAGCCAGAATCCCAAACAGGAAGGCGACGACGAGCGTATTGCCGGGAATCTGCAGGTTGAAATCGAAGATGGAGTGCACCGCCAGTGCGACGATGGCGAAAATGGCTCCAGCCACCAGCGCCAGCGACAGTGAGAAGGTCCGCTTGCGCGCGGTCAGGTTCGTTTCCATTTCGCCGAGGAAAGAAATTGCGGCCCAGAGATGGACGCAAAGAAAAAAGGCGAAGAGCACGGCCCCGGCCACGCCGAATTCGGCCAGGAGCTGCAGATAGTCGTTATGCACGTACACCGGGTCGGTCTGAGTCGACGGATCCCGAAACTTCCGGCCGTAGATATAGTAAGTGCCGGCACCGGTGCCGGTCCAGGGCTGGAGCTGAAACTCTCGCACGGCGGCTTGCCATAATTCGAGCCGGACGTCACCGGAATCGGCGATGGCGCCGAAACGCTGCGTCAGGAGGGCGCTGTGGCCGGTAAACCACGCGGTGGCGATGGTCGCACTCAACAGGAGCAGTGCTCCTGCTCCCAGCATCACCCACCCCCCTTTCGGAGCTTGCCGGAGCAAGTGATAGGCGACGAAGCAGCCGAGGGCCAGGCCGCTCACCCCGATGCTCAGGTAACCGCCGCGGCTTCCGGAGATCAACAGGCCTGCCAGGGATACCGCGGCACCGTACAGCAGAAGGATCCGCACCCAGGCGTTGATCCGGCCAAGTACGGCTACCGCGATGGCCATCGTCGCCACGCATTCCAGCAACCCCGCCAGGTGATTCGGGTTCACGTAGAACCCGCTTGCCCTCGTGCCGTAGTCGTCGACGCGCTCATAACCGAACGGCAGAAAACGGTGGTCCTTGATGAACTGGACCAGGCCGACCCCGACGTGCCCCAGCGCCAGAAGCAACGATCCACTCAGAAAGAGGAGCCGCTGCCGGGGTGCCGTACAAAACAGCGCCGCCAGCGAGTAAACCACCAGCGCCGCGAGAATCAGGAAGAGATCGGTCCGGGCAAGGTATTCCAGGGGTGAGGTCAGGGTTCTGGCCAGCAGGTAACCGCCGAAGGCCACGGTTGCCACCAGGCAAAGGCCGTTGGCCCGGGCTGGCCCACGCCTCAACCCCAGGCTGACCAGCCCGGTGCCGGCCAGCACCAGGTAACCTGGAAATGCAAAAATCGGCCGGGTGCCACCGATGCGCAGCTGGATCCAGGCAATTGCCGCGAAAACGCCCACGACCAGAACACCGGCGCCGAGTCCGAGCCCGGCAAACGATCCGCGGCTTGTCCGGGTTGAAACGGGTTCACTCACCGTGGCACCTCCCCTTTCCCCTCGAAAAGGCCGCGCCAATGCTCAAGGCGTTCC contains these protein-coding regions:
- the sppA gene encoding signal peptide peptidase SppA, with the protein product MKSFFGSFFGAFFAILIFLASVVGLLFLGLGALQKAGQKAAELPENSWLVLDLSIPITDAPARFDASQVVAGLEGGGEQRVTLREILGGIEHAATDNRIAGIFLTGTIVPVRYASGYGTLREIRLALQRFKESKKPVYAFAYYPTTRAYYLDSVADRIFMDPDSTLVMSGLASQRVYFPGLLKKFGVGVQVTRVGKYKSFVEPFILDKASPEDREQTQKLLDDLWGEITSAIEQSRGLPQGAVQQIVSQLGLIDADAALQRRLVTDLTPLSRVIDQLRQQYGTSKNKKAGTFRQVTVSDYVESFERAGRPDDGSATIAVVYAEGDIVDGEGNPDNVGGDRYARAIRRFRLDPNVKGIVLRVNSPGGSVSGSGVIRHELEQAAGVKPVAISFGSVAASGGYYISTVGARIFAEPSTITGSIGVFGLFLNFQKLASDNGVSFDTVQTAPYASILSPMQPKTDAELAILQKAVDKDYQEFLQIVANSRKLPVDQVNEIAQGRVWAGLEAVRLHLVDELGGLTEAVSYLGNQTRLGVRPVVTEFPARQDLSTKVQEWLSGNERPIVSRLDPFHRELVRFSREFSRLESLNDPQGAYALMPFGLEIE
- a CDS encoding O-antigen ligase family protein — translated: MSEPVSTRTSRGSFAGLGLGAGVLVVGVFAAIAWIQLRIGGTRPIFAFPGYLVLAGTGLVSLGLRRGPARANGLCLVATVAFGGYLLARTLTSPLEYLARTDLFLILAALVVYSLAALFCTAPRQRLLFLSGSLLLALGHVGVGLVQFIKDHRFLPFGYERVDDYGTRASGFYVNPNHLAGLLECVATMAIAVAVLGRINAWVRILLLYGAAVSLAGLLISGSRGGYLSIGVSGLALGCFVAYHLLRQAPKGGWVMLGAGALLLLSATIATAWFTGHSALLTQRFGAIADSGDVRLELWQAAVREFQLQPWTGTGAGTYYIYGRKFRDPSTQTDPVYVHNDYLQLLAEFGVAGAVLFAFFLCVHLWAAISFLGEMETNLTARKRTFSLSLALVAGAIFAIVALAVHSIFDFNLQIPGNTLVVAFLFGILANPGVAFARGAGQTQGWLYPATRFLPVLASLPLLILLPGRLPAAAEAEQARQALRKEQYPLAILHAKKGLDTEPTDPDLWYYLAESRRQLSSDFDGQAQAALLDAATQAFESGLKLFPMDDRLLVKAALAYAQRGDFRRSDQLFQTAFEWSPYLAQTYAYYGLRFQLEHRWPEAIAAYRRSKELQPNALAVAGLNESRAIQTQPVPARNP
- a CDS encoding tetratricopeptide repeat protein, with the protein product MRPVPFLLLLCTLFSQGITICWPKEAQGWGSVWEQRMTIGQAALDDAYKLAAQGKVNEALEMIDRIIANYPKNWRAHFLRAAVLVLAQRRDDALREMDESIRLAQHSNVSPALLSELYQSKGRSCIDYGRYRDAKRALETAVHLQPNDPTTLNDLAWMFATAQNQQVRDGRRAVNLATKACRLSGWTNAFSIDTLAAAYAESGRFDQAVRYEQLAIQNLRPEDQKTQLAGMQNRLRLYASGQPYRGQ